From one Streptomyces chromofuscus genomic stretch:
- a CDS encoding ATP-binding protein: protein MAGLEGIEQPQGRGRATAARWSPAVEDERALRALELFGNPTEAEVSLPSRPESAATARRLAQVVVLRQWGLSAKMTEDAVLLVSELVGNAVRHTGARAFGLRMRRRRGWIRIEVRDPSRGLPCLMPVQEMDVSGRGLYLVDKLSDRWGVDLLPRGKTTWFEMRVADR, encoded by the coding sequence ATGGCGGGGCTGGAGGGCATCGAACAGCCGCAAGGACGCGGCCGTGCGACCGCGGCGCGCTGGTCGCCGGCGGTCGAGGACGAACGAGCACTCAGGGCGCTGGAGTTGTTCGGCAACCCCACGGAGGCGGAGGTCTCACTGCCGTCCCGCCCGGAGTCGGCCGCGACGGCACGCCGGCTCGCCCAGGTCGTCGTCCTGCGCCAGTGGGGCCTGTCCGCCAAGATGACCGAGGACGCCGTTCTCCTCGTCTCCGAGCTGGTCGGCAACGCCGTGCGCCACACCGGCGCCCGCGCCTTCGGCCTGCGGATGCGCCGCCGCCGGGGCTGGATCCGCATCGAGGTCCGCGACCCCTCCCGGGGGCTGCCCTGCCTGATGCCGGTCCAGGAGATGGACGTCAGTGGCCGGGGTCTGTACCTCGTCGACAAGCTCTCGGACCGCTGGGGCGTGGACCTGCTGCCGCGCGGCAAGACGACCTGGTTCGAGATGAGGGTGGCGGACCGCTGA
- a CDS encoding enoyl-CoA hydratase/isomerase family protein, with product MTVNLEVAEGVGTLRLDRPPMNALDIATQDRLKELAEEATRRDDVRAVVVYGGEKVFAAGADIKEMQDMDHTAMVLRARALQDSFTAVARIPKPVVAAVTGYALGGGCELALCADYRVAADNAKLGQPEILLGLIPGAGGTQRLARLIGPSKAKDLIFTGRMVKADEALSLGLVDQVVPAAEVYDTAHAWAAKLAQGPALALRAAKESIDTGLETDIDTGLAVERNWFAGLFATEDRERGMRSFVEEGPGKAKFL from the coding sequence ATGACCGTGAATCTCGAAGTCGCCGAGGGCGTCGGCACGCTCCGCCTCGACCGCCCGCCCATGAACGCGCTGGACATCGCCACGCAGGACCGGCTGAAGGAACTCGCCGAGGAGGCCACGCGCCGCGACGACGTCCGCGCGGTCGTCGTGTACGGCGGCGAGAAGGTGTTCGCGGCGGGCGCGGACATCAAGGAGATGCAGGACATGGACCACACGGCGATGGTCCTGCGCGCCCGCGCCCTGCAGGACTCCTTCACGGCCGTGGCCCGCATCCCCAAGCCGGTCGTCGCCGCCGTCACCGGGTACGCGCTCGGCGGCGGATGCGAACTGGCGCTGTGCGCGGACTACCGCGTCGCCGCGGACAACGCCAAGCTGGGCCAGCCGGAGATCCTGCTCGGCCTGATCCCCGGCGCGGGCGGCACCCAGCGCCTGGCACGGCTGATCGGCCCGTCCAAGGCCAAGGACCTGATCTTCACCGGCCGGATGGTCAAGGCCGACGAGGCGCTGAGCCTGGGCCTGGTGGACCAGGTGGTGCCGGCGGCCGAGGTGTACGACACGGCGCACGCGTGGGCGGCGAAGCTGGCGCAGGGTCCCGCGCTCGCGCTGCGCGCGGCGAAGGAGTCGATCGACACGGGACTGGAGACGGACATCGACACCGGCCTCGCCGTCGAACGGAACTGGTTCGCGGGCCTGTTCGCCACCGAGGACCGTGAGCGGGGGATGCGCAGCTTCGTGGAGGAGGGGCCGGGCAAGGCCAAGTTCCTCTGA
- a CDS encoding L,D-transpeptidase — MNVRPISGASVDARGGRGRKGMALVAGVLLLTVTACGSGSDSGSGSGSGSDKGKGAATAESKQSEAAVTIAPKDGAESVETSGALKVTAAKGKLTEVVVKDAKGTEIAGEISKDGATWTPSTHLAASTKYQVHAVAKDSAGREAAEDASFTTLTPQNTFVGHFTPEDGSTVGVGMPFSLNFTRGITNPEQVEKAVEIKTEPAVEVEGHWFGNDRLDFRPEKYWKAGTKVTVRLNLNGVEGRPGVYGEQAKTVSFTIGRNQVSVVDAKKLTMKVMRDGKVVKTIPVTTGKPGMETWNGQMVISEKHTVTRMNGATVGYGGEYDIKDVPHAVRLTTSGTFLHGNYWASGAFGSYNASHGCVGLRDVRGGWDKGAPAAWFFDNSMVGDVVVVRNSNDRIVDPDNGLNGWNMSWEKWKA; from the coding sequence GTGAACGTGCGACCGATATCGGGGGCGTCGGTTGACGCGCGCGGGGGGCGCGGACGCAAGGGCATGGCGCTGGTCGCCGGCGTGCTGCTGCTGACCGTCACCGCGTGCGGCTCGGGCTCGGACTCCGGGTCGGGCTCCGGCTCGGGGTCCGACAAGGGCAAGGGGGCGGCCACGGCGGAGAGCAAGCAGTCCGAGGCGGCCGTCACCATAGCCCCCAAGGACGGCGCCGAGTCCGTCGAGACCAGCGGAGCCCTCAAGGTCACCGCCGCCAAGGGCAAGCTGACCGAGGTCGTCGTCAAGGACGCCAAGGGCACCGAGATAGCCGGTGAGATATCGAAGGACGGCGCCACCTGGACGCCGTCCACCCACCTGGCCGCCTCCACCAAGTACCAGGTGCACGCGGTCGCGAAGGACTCCGCCGGCCGCGAGGCCGCCGAGGACGCGAGCTTCACCACCCTGACGCCGCAGAACACGTTCGTCGGCCACTTCACCCCCGAGGACGGCTCCACCGTCGGCGTCGGCATGCCCTTCTCCCTCAACTTCACCCGGGGCATCACCAATCCCGAGCAGGTCGAGAAGGCCGTCGAGATCAAGACCGAACCGGCCGTCGAGGTCGAGGGCCACTGGTTCGGCAACGACCGCCTCGACTTCCGCCCCGAGAAGTACTGGAAGGCCGGCACCAAGGTCACCGTCAGGCTCAACCTCAACGGCGTCGAGGGCCGCCCCGGTGTCTACGGCGAGCAGGCCAAGACCGTCTCCTTCACCATCGGCCGCAACCAGGTCTCCGTCGTGGACGCCAAGAAGCTCACGATGAAGGTCATGCGGGACGGCAAGGTCGTCAAGACCATCCCGGTCACCACCGGCAAGCCCGGCATGGAGACCTGGAACGGCCAGATGGTCATCAGCGAGAAGCACACCGTGACCCGGATGAACGGCGCGACGGTCGGTTACGGCGGCGAGTACGACATCAAGGACGTCCCGCACGCCGTGCGCCTGACCACCTCCGGCACCTTCCTGCACGGCAACTACTGGGCGAGCGGCGCCTTCGGCAGCTACAACGCCAGCCACGGTTGCGTCGGCCTGCGCGACGTGCGCGGCGGCTGGGACAAGGGCGCGCCGGCCGCGTGGTTCTTCGACAACTCGATGGTCGGCGACGTGGTCGTGGTGAGGAACTCCAACGACCGGATCGTGGACCCGGACAACGGGCTCAACGGCTGGAACATGTCGTGGGAGAAGTGGAAGGCGTGA